A region of the Roseovarius nanhaiticus genome:
AGGGCAGGAAAGCCGGATCCCCATCGCGGCCATCACCGGCACAAACGGCAAGACGACGACCTCTCGCATGCTGGGCCATATCATGAAAGCCAGTGGCCGCATCGTCGGAATGACCTCGACCGATGGTGTCTATGTTGATGGCAAGCTGAGCGTGAAGGGCGACATGACCGGCCCCAAATCAGCGCAGATCGTGCTGCGTGATCCGACGGTCGATTTCGCGGTTATGGAAACGGCCCGCGGCGGGCTGGTGCGCAGTGGTCTTGGATACCAAAAATCCAATGTTGCGGCCTGTCTGAACGTGTCTGCCGATCACCTCGGTCTGGGCGGCATCGATACTGTCGAGCAATTGGCCGTGGTCAAACGTGTCGTCATCGAAAGCGCCACCGACACGGCAGTCCTGAACGCCGACGATATAAATTGCCTCAAGATGGCAGATTACGCGGATGTCGGCGCGATTTTCTACGTCACGATGAACCCTGCCCATGCCTTGGTCAAAGAACACATCAAGGCAGGCGGCAAGGCGATCGTGCTGGAGCAAGGCATGAGCGGCGACATGCTGACGATCTATGACAACGGTCTGCACATGCCCGTTCTATGGTCGCATCTGATCCCCGCCACGCTTGAAGGCAAGGCGATGCATAACGTCCAGAACGCCATGTTCGCCGCGGCGATGGCGTATAGTTTCGGCGTCGACCTCGATAATATTCGCCACGGGTTGCGCACCTTCGACACCAGCTTTTTTCAGGCGCCGGGGCGCATGAACGTGTTTGACGAGCATCCGTTCAAGGTGATCCTCGACTACGGCCATAACCCAGCCGCGCTCAAGGCGATGGCGGGGCTTGCCGACCGGATGGACGTGAAGGGGCGCCGAATTGTCGTGCTGTCGATCCCAGGCGACCGCCGAGATCAAGACGTGATCGACGCGGCCCGGACTCTGTCGGGCCATTTCGATCACTATATCTGCAAGGCAGATGATGATCGACGCAAACGCGGATATGATGAAATTCCGCAGATGTTCAAAGCACTGTTCCGCGAAGACGGCATTCCAGAAGATCAGATTTCGGTAATTCCCGATGAGGAAGACGCGGTGGCAGCAGGTTTGGAGATGGCCAAACCGGGTGATCTGGTCATCATTTTCGGTGACAACAGTTCGCGCTGCTGGAAACAGATCATCTACTTCAACGCCCCGGAACAAGAGGCGCGACACGACGCGCCATCGGTTGATGGAATACCCCCTGTTCCTTTCGAAGATATTCTGGATGTCGATCAAAGTCTGGTGCGCGATGCGCGCGGCGTGCGGTTGGCGCGGAGCGATGTTGAAGACGGTGACTGAACGCGGCCAAGAACTCGATCCGGTGGAGCAGCTCGAGCATCTCCTCGCAAGCCACGCCGCAGAGGTCGATCGCATCCAAGTCGAAGCCGCCCGCCGTTTGACGGGCCCAGGCTTGCTCTGGGAGTTTCCCGGCGCGGTGATTGATGTCTCTGCGGCTGACCCTGACGCTGATCGTTTGGCAGAGCTTTGGAACCGGCGCGCGCGCGAGGTTCTGGATGCTGTTGGATGGACGGATGAGAGGCTGATCTGCCGCAGATTTCAGGGCGGTATAAATCTGGCGATTTCTGCACCGATGGATCAATTGCATTCCGCTGTCCTGGCGGCGCAGGTCGCGTGGCATCGATGTGCGTGCGATCTTCTGGGGTTGGCCGCGTTGCCATTCGATGCACTGATTGGCGATTTGAAACTCTGTATGGCACAAGAGGCCAATCCGGCGCTTTGTGCATTGATCACAGCCGCGACGTCGCGGGGCGTTGATATATTGTCTGACGATGACGATGTCTCGCTAGGGCAGGGCGCTGGATCGCAAACATGGTCCGTGCAAAACGTGCCGGCCCCGCAGGATGTCGAGTGGGCAAATTTGCACGACATTCCGGTGGCGATGATCACTGGCACCAACGGCAAAACGACGACAACACGTCTCTGTGCCGCGATTGCACGTGCGGCAGATAAGATCGCCGGACTGACAACGACAGATGTCGTGCAAGTAGGTGACGACATTCTTGACCGCGGTGATTATTCCGGTCCGGGTGGCGCGAGGATGCTTTTGCGCGATCCACGGGTCGAGATCGCGTTTCTGGAAGTCGCCCGGGGCGGCATCCTGCGCCGGGGTCTGGCGACGCGCCGTGCCAGCGTCGCGATTGTGACCAATATCTCGAAAGATCATCTCGGCGAATATGGCGTCACCACGCTGGCTGATTTGGCGGAGGCCAAATTCGCCGTGACACGCGCTGTCATGGAGGGCGGCGTGTGCGTCCTCAATGCCGACGATCCCAACGTGGTAGAGGCGGCGGCGCGGGTGAATTCGCCGATATGGTGGTTTTCGCTGGATCCGGCGTCGCCTCAGATCAAACAGGCGCGCATCAGCGGTCAGCCCTGTGCATTCCTTGATCAGGACGCACTGACCTTTTGTAATGGCACCGACGAGCCATGGTCGGTCAATATACGCGACGTGCCCATCACCCTGGAGGGCGCGGCGCGGCATAACATCTACAACGCTCTGGCTGCCATGTGCGCCTGCGCGGCCCTGAATATATCACCCGAGGCGATCCAGTCCGGACTTGCGGGCTTTTCTTCTGACACCAACGATAATCCCGGCCGCTTTAATCAATTCGACTTCAATGGCGCGCGTCTTTTCGTCGACTATGCGCATAACCCCGACGCGATTGCCGCGGTCTGCGATGCACTGGCACAGGTCCCTGCGCAACGCCGTTTCATACTGCTGAGCCAGCCCGGCGACCGCAGCGATCAGAACATCCATGACGCTACCGCAGCCGCATTGCGATTTCAGCCAGATCATATCGTCGTCGCAGAGATCTCGGACTACCTGCGCGGCCGAGCACTTGAAGAGGTCCCGCGTCTCATCGAGGAAGCCGCATCAGACTGCGGGAAAGATCCCGAAGACATCACACGTGTTAGGTCTCCTGCCGAAGGGGTGGAGCTGATCTTGCAGCAAGCGCAGCCCGGTGATCTGGTCCTGTTGCTCGTGCTGTCTGATCGTGAATGCGTCTTCAAATTGCTGGCAGGCAATTAAATTGATCTATGTGGCGGTACCCTCTGGCCGGCGCCAGCTCAAAAAAACAGCGCGCCGCATGCATTGGCCCCGACAGCTTTCTGGGGCCAACGCCTGATCTGAATTGAACATCAAGAGCGGCCTGTCTCCAGACGCTCGCCGCACCCAGCATCAGCTGAGAGCTTTGGGCATCGCTCAGCGCCTTTGGCGTGATCTTCTCGCTTGGGCGCCTGCCTCATGGCTCACGGCTCACGCCTCGGGCCGACGATGTACCAAGAGCACTTCGTTATCAGATCATCCTATGTGAACCATAGGCGCTGACGCCCGACACCAAGAAGAAATCGCGCTCATTTTGTGCTACCGTGGTGCTGCCGACTCAACAATCGTTGCGTCGACAGCAAAGACGTCAGCCGCGCGCCGATCGAATTGTTAGGGAGCCGCATCCCCTGCTGCGCGTGTCAACTCGACGTGTGCAACTGTATGGGAGGGCGCAATGTCCGAAACCGAAAAATTCGCCACATCGTTATATGGCCCAGCCGAAAAACAGATGGCCGAGGCTCTTGTCGAGATCGAGCGACAGGCGCTTGCGGATGAGGAAGAATGCGACTGCAAAGAGGGCATGTTCAACGGCCTCACGCGCCGCGGTGTCCTGATGGGCGGTGTTGCCTTGGGCGGCAGCGCCTTGGCAGGTGGCCGCGCTCGTGCCGAAGCACCTCCGGGTGCAATCGAATATGAGGTGCAGCCCGATCCGACCAAGGAGCAGGGGCGGCTCATTCTCGACGATGGCGGCTATGGCTCGCGCTCGCAGTTCGAGAACGAGGTGCGCTGGCGCTATCCCACCGCCAGCATCGATTCCAGCTGGTCGATGACGCCGCTGGCCTCGGGCCGCGGGATGATCACGCCGTCGGGTCTTCATTTCGAGCGGCATCACGCGGGCATCCCGACGATCGACCCTCAGACGCATGAGCTGATCCTGCACGGCATGGTGGATCAGCCGTTGCGCTTTACCATGGATGATCTGAAACGGCTTCCGTCTGTCAGCAAGCTTCACTTCATCGAATGCTCCGGCAACGGTTTGACCGAATGGGCCAAGCCGACGCTCAAGACGGTGCAAGGCACGCATGGCCTCACTTCGACCTCGGAATGGACCGGCGTGCGCCTGTCGACCGTGCTGGAAATGGCGGGCGTGCAGGATGGCGCCGCATGGATCCTCGCCGAAGGTGCGGATGCGGCGGTGATGACCCGCTCTGTGCCCATCGACAAGGCGATGGACGACGCGATTCTGGCCTATGCCCAGAACGGTGAGGCGATCCGCCCCGAGCAGGGCTATCCGCTGCGTCTGCTGCTTCCGGGCTACGAGGGCAACACCCATATCAAATGGCTGCGCCGCCTCGAAGTCAGCGACAAGCCCTTCATGACCCGCGAAGAGACGTCGAAATATACCGACCTCATGCCGGATGGCACAGCGCGCCAGTTCTCGCTGGAGATGGAGGCGAAGTCGGTCATCACCTTCCCCTCGGGCGCGATGAAGCTGCCGCGTCCGGGCTTTTACGAGGTGACGGGTATCGCATGGTCCGGTCGCGGCAAGATCGCCAAAGTGGAAGTCTCGGCCGATGGCGGCGAGACATGGCAGGAGGCCACGCTGGACAGCCCGGTGCTGGACAAGTGCCATACCCGCTTCCGGCTGCCCTGGACCTGGACCGGCGAGGAGGCGGTGCTGCAAAGCCGTGCCGTGGACGAAACGGGCTATGTTCAGCCGACCCTCGAGCAACTTGTCGAGGTGCGCGGGCTGAAATCCGTCTATCATCTGAACGCAATCCAGAGCTGGCACATCGCGCCGGACGGGGAGGTGCACAATGTTCACGCGTAACCTGACACTCATCTGCGCCGTCTCGGCGCTAGCCCTGCCTGCTTTCGGGCAAGACGTTCCCCGCACCTCGGCTGAGTTGCCTGAGAGGCTGGAAACCGGCGAGCGCGCGCCGATGGAGGTGCCCAAATCAAGCGCCGAGGAGGTGGGCGACATCGCGCCCGCCGAGAACGCTTACGGCATCGGCCAGCCCGCCACCGAGGAGGAGATCGCCGCTATCGACATCGACGTCATGCCGGACGGGCGCGGCCTGCCCGAAGGCAGCGGCACCTATGCCGAGGGCGAGGAGCTCTACGAGACGATCTGTGCGGCTTGCCATGGATCGGACATGATGGGCATCGCCGAGCTAGGCGCGCCCCGCCTGATCGGCGGGCGGGACACCCTGGCCACCGACGCGCCGGTGAAAACGGTCGAAAGCTACTGGCCCTATGCCAGCACCTTCTTCGACTACACGCACCGCGCCATGCCAATGACCGAACCCGGCTCTCTCAGCGCGGACGAGGTCTATGCCATCAGCGCCTATGTGCTGGGCAAGGCCGGGATCACGAGCACCGAGCCCGATAGCGTGATGGACGCAGAAGCCATGGCCGAGGTCGAAATGCCCAATGCAGACGGCTTCGTTTCGGATCCGCGACCCGATGTTAGTCAGTAAATAGCGACACGCCTGCTCATACGCTGTTCTGAGGTGGAAAAAACGTGACGCCGCTCGTCCGACGGGGCGGCGTCGCAAAAGGATGCGGCCAGCTAAGCTTCAAAGGAATTCAAAGAGGCGCCCACGGGGACCCGCTCGCAACGTCACATCGGACCAAAAGGAACGCGCCGCCGGGGCCGCCTATTGGTCCGATAACACATCCAACTCAACTTGCAGATGGCGACTGATTTGTAGGATCCCTCTCCGCGTCCTCGGCGTCCTCACGCCAGAATGCGACCACCTTCTTGAATTCTGCCGCGTAGAAGGCTGCGTCTTCCGATCCGGAGGGGTCGCCATCGAGCCGCCCGACGCGACGTGCGCAGTCGAAAAAGCCGGGCGCGGGCAATCCATGCCTTGTCTTGCTGACCACGAGCGCTGCGATCAACGGCCGGGCGGCGGCCGCGTCCTCCTCAATCAGGCATTCCAAAGCGACTGTGAGTTGATGGATCGTATTCGGCGGCGAGAGGTCCAGCGCCTTGGCGAGAGCCTGATAGGTGATGGGACTCGCTTGGCCGGCAATTTGGCGGAGATACCTCCGGACCCGTGGTGCCAACACGCTGGAGTTTGACGGGTCATTGTTCGCAATTGAACCTTCAGATCGCAATTTATCACTCCCCCCTTTTGCATTATTTTCGGCGTGCCTCCCAGGCAGCGGAACCTCTGAAAGAATATCGGTTCCGATTTCGAGTGCTCGATGCGCCTGTCCCGACTGGTGGCGACAGGACTTCTGAGAAATGCGGCGATGTTTCCATATGCCAATCTGCCTGCGCCGCTCTCACGGGTTCGGCCGCCTGCGCGCGGTGTCGGCGTCATCAGATGCGGCGCCAAGGGGCTCAGGCGCGATGGCGGTGACAATGTCATCGCGCGCAACCGCATTGCGACCGGCTGCTATTTGCTCGGCCAAGCGGGCGCCGTCGGTCTCTCTCACGCGTGAGACGACCTCTTGCGCATCGTCCATGGAGTAGCCGAGTTTATGCAGCGTCGCCTCACCCAAAGCCAGAGCCGAAAGCAGGGTCTCCCGCATGATCGCCGTTGCTGGCAGGCCTTCTCCGGCGAGCCGAACCGCGTGGATGCGATCATGCGCCCGCACCATGAGGGATGCGTTTGAAAACCGGTCGCGCACGATGCGCGTGATGCGCAGTGTCGCGTCCGGATCATCGGTGGCGATAACGATGACACGCGCGCCGGCCGCGCCTGCGGCGTCCAGCACCTCGGGCCGCGTGCCGTCACCGAAATGCACCCGCGCGCCAAAGCGTTTGGCTTCGCGGATCCGATCGGCGTCGTGATCCAGAAGCGTGACGGCTATGCCTTCGGCAATCAGCGGCTGCGCGACAAGCTGGCCGACGCGGCCGAAGCCGATGATAAGCACGGACCCGCCTGCATCGGAATAATCCTCGTCAATCGTCTCCGGCTCGCCGGGTCCCATCACCAGCCGGTAGGCGCGTTCGGACTGCGAGGAGACCGCCATCGACAGCGTGACGATGGCCACCGCGATCGAGGCCACATCACCCGGCAGGATCAGCGCGGAGCTGGCGGCGGAGAAAAGGACAAAGCCGAACTCGCCATGCTGGCCCATGGCAAAGGCGATGCGCAGGGCAATGGGATGGGGCGTGCCGAAGGCGCGGTTGACGGTATAGGCGCCCAACCCCTTCAGCGCGACCGTCACGGGCACCGCCAGCAGGATCACCAGCCAGTTCTCGGCCACCGCGCCCTGATCGAGCGAGAGGCCGACGGCAACGAAAAAGAGACCCATGAAGAGGCCGCGGAACGGCTCGATATCCGCTTCGATCTCGTGCCGGTAAGAGGATTCGGCCAGCATCACCCCGGCGATGAACGCGCCCATCGCGTAGGACAGCCCCGCCGCCGCCATGATGAGCGCGGCAAAGACCACCACGCCGAGGGCCGCGGCGGTCATCAATTCGGGCGTGCGGGTGCGCGCGATGATGCGGAACATCGGGTCGAGCGCATAGCGCCCGACGATAACCAACACCGCGATGGCAGCGATGCCGATAGCCACCGCCCATGCGTTGTCCGCAAGCGTCGCCTCCCCCCCCGTGGGCGCCAGCAGCGTGACCAGCAGCAGGAAGGGCACGATGGCCAGATCCTCGAAGAGCAGCACCGCGATGGCGGTCTGCCCGAAACGCGAATTGCGCTCGCCGCTCTCGTCGATCCCGCGCATGACCAGCGCGGTCGAGGACAGCGCGAGGCCAAGACCCACGATCAGCGCGGCGCGCCAGTCGAGGCCATAGAGCAGTGCCGCGAGCGTCAGCAGCACCGCGCAGGCCATCACCTGCGACAGACCGCGTCCGAAGATGGTTCCGCGCATCTCCCACAGTCGGGCCGGGCGGAACTCGAGCCCGATGACGAAGAGGAACAGCACAACACCGAACTCGGCAAAATGCAAAAGCTCGCCCGGCTGGCGGGCGAAGGAGACCGGCAGGCCGATCCCGGCGACGATCCCCGCGGCAAGATAGCCGATCACCGTGCCCAGCCCCAGCGCGCGCGACAGCGGCACGCAGAGGCAGGCCAGCGCGATCAGGATGAGCGCTTCGAGAAAGGCCAGCTCCATGCCGACGAGGCCGAAGATGGCCTGTCCCCCGGCGGGGTCAGCGGCAAGGGCGGGGGTCGCGGCCGCCACCGCAAGGGCGGCGACCGGCAGGGCGGCGTGCAGGGTCACGGGTAATGCACACCGCCGACGGCGCGGCGTGGCTTGGTCTTGTCTTCGGGCAGGGGGATGAAATCCTTTTCGTCACCGGGCACGGTTTCGAACCGGCCGCGCCGCCATTCTTCCTTGGCCTGCTCGATGCGCTCGGGGCGTGAGGAGACGAAATTCCACCAGATGTAGCGCGGCCCTTCCATCGGCGCGCCGCCGAACAGCATGAAGCGTGCGTGATCGCCCGTGCCGTCCTCCAGTGCCTTGACGGTGATCTCGTCGCCGGGGCGCAGGATCAAAAGCTGGCCGGGCTCGAACGTATCGCCCGCAACGTCGATCTTGCCGTGGATGGTGTAGATCGCGCGCTCTTCGGTATTGGCGGCGATCGGCGCGCGGGCGCCGGGGGCCAGCGTGACGTCGCCATAAAGCGTATCGGACGCGGTCCGGAGCGGCGATGTCGCGCCGAAGGCTGATCCGGCGATCAGCCGCGCCTTCAGCCCCTCGGCCTCGACCACGGGCAGGTCCGTCTTGCCATGATGCATAAAGGCCGGATCGGATTCCTCCTCGTTTTCCGGCAGGGCCATCCAGGTTTGGATGCCAAAGAGCTTCTGGCCGGTGGCCAGACGCTCGGGCGCGGTGCGCTCGGAATGGACGATGCCCTTCCCGGCCTTCATCCAGTTCACCGCCCCCGGCTCGATCGCCATATCGGTGCCGAGGCTGTCGCGGTGGTGAATCTGCCCCTCGAAAAGGTAGGTCAGCGTGGCGAGGTTGATATGCGGATGGGGGCGCACATCGATCCCCTCGTTCGTCAGGAATTCCGCCGGACCCATCTGGTCAAAGAAGATGAAGGGGCCGACCATCTGCCGCTTGATCGACGGCAAGGCGCGGCGCACTTCCATCTCGCCCAGATCGACCGCGCGGGGCACGATCAGGGTTTCGACGGCGTCGACCGTCTCGGCATTTCCCAGGACGGGATCGGGGCAAGGGCTCCAGCTCATGATGTCGTTCCTTATTGGTGGTTCAAACGGTTGCGAAAATCAGCCCTGCAGGACGTCCTGCCATTCGGGATGGCGCTGGATCTGCGCCTTGGCGTAGGGGCATAGCGGCACGATCTTGCGCCCCTCAGTGCGGGCATCCTCGACGCTGCGGCGCACCAGCGCCTGACCCACGCCGCGCCCGCGCAGCGCGTCCGGCACGCCGGTATGGTCGATGATGATCAGTGAGGCGCCGGCGCGCGAGTAGGTCATCTCGGCCTCATGGCCGTCCACGATTGCAATGTAGCGCCCCTTGGTTTCGGTCTCTTTGCGGGTGATCTCGATCTCGTCACTCATGCCTGCCTCCTATGATTTCTGGTTCAGCGTCTTGCGCAGCCACGCCGCCTCATCGGCGATGATGCCATGACCGGCGCCCGGAATTATGAGCGTCTCGAGTGCCGCACCCATCTCCTGCAAGACTGCCGCGCTCTGGCGCACCCTGGCAAGCGGGATATGCGGATCCTGCTCATGGCAGCCGATCAGGATGGGCACCCCGTCCAAGCGCCCCTCATACTCGAACGCCTTTTCCGGGCGTCCGTAAAGCGCGTCCTGAGGCGCGCCGCCCGCCTCGCCGGTGCCCAGCAGACCGCCCGACAGGGCGGCAACCGCGCGGAACGGACGGGCAAGGCGCGCGGCGGCCTCGAGCGCCAGACACGCGCCCTGGCTGAAGCCGACAAGCGCAATGCGCTCGGGGCCGAACCCCTTGGCCTCAAGATCCGCAAGGAGCGCTTCGACCACGCTGAGGCCACTGCTTAGGCCCGGCTCATTCGCGCCGAGCGGGGCCAGGAACGACTCCGGCCACCAGGAACGATCCGCCGCCGCAGGCGCGAGAACCGCGACATCGGGCAAGGCCAGATGGTCTGCCAGTCCAATCATGTCCTCGGGTGCACCGCCCCGACCATGCACCATGACGACGGCCAGCCTGGCGGCGTCAAGCGGCGCACCGGCCACGGCGATCCGCTGGTTCGCATGCGGCCCGGTGCCGCCGCTGCGCAGCTCTGCCCCGGCGGTCATGACACCACCCGGATCAGCGGCAGGTGCGATGCGCATCTGTTCAGGCTTGAACACTGCTGGTCCGGCTGAGCGATACCAAGCAGCGCGGAATTCAAGGATATGGGCATGTCGTCCTCCGATGTGAGGTAAGATGTGGCCGCGATGCGCCGCGGCCACATGAATGGTCATGGATCGGCGAAGAAATCGCCGTTCAGTCGGCCGATTTTACGGCATCCTGCGCGCGGATGAAGCTTTCGCTGACGGCGTGATAGCCGGGCGAGACCTCGCCGTAGAGCGCGCCCCAGTTGGCCGCGTCGGGGCGGTTCCAGGTGCGGTGCGTCTCGCTGAGGATAGTGTTGGTTGTGACGGGCGCGATACCAACTGCAGCCATGCGGGTCATGGCGGCGTCCGAGGCCAGCTTGCTCACGTCGCCTGAGGCGTCCATCACCACGACCACCTCATAGCCTTCGGCATTGGCCTGCAGCGCAGGGAAGGCGACGCAAACACTGGTCCAGACACCGGCGATGACCAGCGTCTTGCGGCCCGTGGCCTCGACCGCCTCGACGAAATCGGCGTTGTCCCACGAGCTGACCTCGCCCTGGCGCGCGATGTATTGCGCATCCTCATCGGCCTCCAGCAACTCTTCGAGTTCGGCCATCAGCGGCCCGTTCGAGCCATTGGGCTCGGAGGCTGTGTAGATGATCGGAATATCCGCCTGCTGGGCGATCCGGGCCAGCGCCATGGTGTTGCGGCGCAGCGCGTCGATCTCGATATCGTTGACGGTCTGGAAGAGGCCCGTCTGATGGTCGAGCAACAGCAGAACGGCATCGTTCGGATCGTAGAGCGCGGCATTCGCGGCCTCGGACGGCGTCTTGGAAAGACCGTCGAGATGCAGCGTCCCGCTGGCCTGCTGTGCATGGGCCGCGGTGATGAAGGCGGCGGGCTGCATCAGCATCGCGGCGCCAGTGGTGAGGGCAAGAAAGGTTCTCTTGAGGGTCTTCATGGCAATCTCCTGCGTGGTGGGTGAAAATCGCCCCTGCGCCTATTGCATGATGATCGGACGCAGAGGGGCTGGCCTGCCGCGCGCATCAATGGCCCGGCAGGATAGGTGGCCCTGCCCAAGCGTGGCGCAGGCAGGGCAATCAGCGAGGTGAGCGAGTGTTTACGCCAGCTTGGCCGCAACCTCGACAAGGCGGCGGGCCTGGTGGGCGATCGCCGCGCGGGCCTCGTCCGAGAAGTCTTCGCCCGCGGTGTGGCTGTAGCCATAGGGGTTGCCGCCGGTCTTGAAGATCACCTCGTCGGTATAGCCCGGCGCCACGACGAAACCGCCCCAATGCATCACAGTGGTGTAGAGCGATTGCAGTGTCGTTTCCTGCCCGCCATGCACGTTCTGGGCGGAAGTCATGGCCGTGACCGGCTTGTTCGCGAGGCCGCCCTTGGCCCAGATGCCGCCCAGAGTGTCGATGAAGGCGCGCATCTGGCTGGCGATCACGCCAAAGCGGGTCGGCGCCGAGATGAGATAGGCGTTGGCCCACTCCATGTCGGCCACCGTGGCCTCGGGGACATCTGCGGTCTTTTCTGCCTGTGCCTTCCAGGCGTCCTGGCCCTCGACGACGGATTGCGGCGCGGTCTCGGGCGCCTTCAGCACGCGGACCTCGGCGCCTGCTTCGCGGGCGGCCTCGGCGGCGATCTCGGCCATCTGGTGGTTGGTGCCGTAGGTGGAATAGTAAAGGATTGCGAGTTTGACGGACATTTCAGGTCTCCTTCTTCGGTGTGATTGGTTGCGGATCAGTCCACAAGTTCGGGCAGTGCACGTTCCAGCCGGGCGCGCAGATGCGCGTGCTGGTCCGGCAGCTTCAGCGCCTCGCCCAGATGGGCGGGGTCTTCGTCCCGGTCGAAGCCGGGCTCGTTCGTGGCGATCTCGAACAGCACCCC
Encoded here:
- a CDS encoding Mur ligase family protein — its product is MEYPLFLSKIFWMSIKVWCAMRAACGWRGAMLKTVTERGQELDPVEQLEHLLASHAAEVDRIQVEAARRLTGPGLLWEFPGAVIDVSAADPDADRLAELWNRRAREVLDAVGWTDERLICRRFQGGINLAISAPMDQLHSAVLAAQVAWHRCACDLLGLAALPFDALIGDLKLCMAQEANPALCALITAATSRGVDILSDDDDVSLGQGAGSQTWSVQNVPAPQDVEWANLHDIPVAMITGTNGKTTTTRLCAAIARAADKIAGLTTTDVVQVGDDILDRGDYSGPGGARMLLRDPRVEIAFLEVARGGILRRGLATRRASVAIVTNISKDHLGEYGVTTLADLAEAKFAVTRAVMEGGVCVLNADDPNVVEAAARVNSPIWWFSLDPASPQIKQARISGQPCAFLDQDALTFCNGTDEPWSVNIRDVPITLEGAARHNIYNALAAMCACAALNISPEAIQSGLAGFSSDTNDNPGRFNQFDFNGARLFVDYAHNPDAIAAVCDALAQVPAQRRFILLSQPGDRSDQNIHDATAAALRFQPDHIVVAEISDYLRGRALEEVPRLIEEAASDCGKDPEDITRVRSPAEGVELILQQAQPGDLVLLLVLSDRECVFKLLAGN
- the soxC gene encoding sulfite dehydrogenase, with product MSETEKFATSLYGPAEKQMAEALVEIERQALADEEECDCKEGMFNGLTRRGVLMGGVALGGSALAGGRARAEAPPGAIEYEVQPDPTKEQGRLILDDGGYGSRSQFENEVRWRYPTASIDSSWSMTPLASGRGMITPSGLHFERHHAGIPTIDPQTHELILHGMVDQPLRFTMDDLKRLPSVSKLHFIECSGNGLTEWAKPTLKTVQGTHGLTSTSEWTGVRLSTVLEMAGVQDGAAWILAEGADAAVMTRSVPIDKAMDDAILAYAQNGEAIRPEQGYPLRLLLPGYEGNTHIKWLRRLEVSDKPFMTREETSKYTDLMPDGTARQFSLEMEAKSVITFPSGAMKLPRPGFYEVTGIAWSGRGKIAKVEVSADGGETWQEATLDSPVLDKCHTRFRLPWTWTGEEAVLQSRAVDETGYVQPTLEQLVEVRGLKSVYHLNAIQSWHIAPDGEVHNVHA
- a CDS encoding c-type cytochrome, which encodes MFTRNLTLICAVSALALPAFGQDVPRTSAELPERLETGERAPMEVPKSSAEEVGDIAPAENAYGIGQPATEEEIAAIDIDVMPDGRGLPEGSGTYAEGEELYETICAACHGSDMMGIAELGAPRLIGGRDTLATDAPVKTVESYWPYASTFFDYTHRAMPMTEPGSLSADEVYAISAYVLGKAGITSTEPDSVMDAEAMAEVEMPNADGFVSDPRPDVSQ
- a CDS encoding monovalent cation:proton antiporter-2 (CPA2) family protein is translated as MTLHAALPVAALAVAAATPALAADPAGGQAIFGLVGMELAFLEALILIALACLCVPLSRALGLGTVIGYLAAGIVAGIGLPVSFARQPGELLHFAEFGVVLFLFVIGLEFRPARLWEMRGTIFGRGLSQVMACAVLLTLAALLYGLDWRAALIVGLGLALSSTALVMRGIDESGERNSRFGQTAIAVLLFEDLAIVPFLLLVTLLAPTGGEATLADNAWAVAIGIAAIAVLVIVGRYALDPMFRIIARTRTPELMTAAALGVVVFAALIMAAAGLSYAMGAFIAGVMLAESSYRHEIEADIEPFRGLFMGLFFVAVGLSLDQGAVAENWLVILLAVPVTVALKGLGAYTVNRAFGTPHPIALRIAFAMGQHGEFGFVLFSAASSALILPGDVASIAVAIVTLSMAVSSQSERAYRLVMGPGEPETIDEDYSDAGGSVLIIGFGRVGQLVAQPLIAEGIAVTLLDHDADRIREAKRFGARVHFGDGTRPEVLDAAGAAGARVIVIATDDPDATLRITRIVRDRFSNASLMVRAHDRIHAVRLAGEGLPATAIMRETLLSALALGEATLHKLGYSMDDAQEVVSRVRETDGARLAEQIAAGRNAVARDDIVTAIAPEPLGAASDDADTARRRPNP
- a CDS encoding pirin family protein, giving the protein MSWSPCPDPVLGNAETVDAVETLIVPRAVDLGEMEVRRALPSIKRQMVGPFIFFDQMGPAEFLTNEGIDVRPHPHINLATLTYLFEGQIHHRDSLGTDMAIEPGAVNWMKAGKGIVHSERTAPERLATGQKLFGIQTWMALPENEEESDPAFMHHGKTDLPVVEAEGLKARLIAGSAFGATSPLRTASDTLYGDVTLAPGARAPIAANTEERAIYTIHGKIDVAGDTFEPGQLLILRPGDEITVKALEDGTGDHARFMLFGGAPMEGPRYIWWNFVSSRPERIEQAKEEWRRGRFETVPGDEKDFIPLPEDKTKPRRAVGGVHYP
- a CDS encoding GNAT family N-acetyltransferase, producing the protein MSDEIEITRKETETKGRYIAIVDGHEAEMTYSRAGASLIIIDHTGVPDALRGRGVGQALVRRSVEDARTEGRKIVPLCPYAKAQIQRHPEWQDVLQG
- a CDS encoding alpha/beta hydrolase; the encoded protein is MFKPEQMRIAPAADPGGVMTAGAELRSGGTGPHANQRIAVAGAPLDAARLAVVMVHGRGGAPEDMIGLADHLALPDVAVLAPAAADRSWWPESFLAPLGANEPGLSSGLSVVEALLADLEAKGFGPERIALVGFSQGACLALEAAARLARPFRAVAALSGGLLGTGEAGGAPQDALYGRPEKAFEYEGRLDGVPILIGCHEQDPHIPLARVRQSAAVLQEMGAALETLIIPGAGHGIIADEAAWLRKTLNQKS
- a CDS encoding isochorismatase family protein, yielding MKTLKRTFLALTTGAAMLMQPAAFITAAHAQQASGTLHLDGLSKTPSEAANAALYDPNDAVLLLLDHQTGLFQTVNDIEIDALRRNTMALARIAQQADIPIIYTASEPNGSNGPLMAELEELLEADEDAQYIARQGEVSSWDNADFVEAVEATGRKTLVIAGVWTSVCVAFPALQANAEGYEVVVVMDASGDVSKLASDAAMTRMAAVGIAPVTTNTILSETHRTWNRPDAANWGALYGEVSPGYHAVSESFIRAQDAVKSAD
- the wrbA gene encoding NAD(P)H:quinone oxidoreductase, giving the protein MSVKLAILYYSTYGTNHQMAEIAAEAAREAGAEVRVLKAPETAPQSVVEGQDAWKAQAEKTADVPEATVADMEWANAYLISAPTRFGVIASQMRAFIDTLGGIWAKGGLANKPVTAMTSAQNVHGGQETTLQSLYTTVMHWGGFVVAPGYTDEVIFKTGGNPYGYSHTAGEDFSDEARAAIAHQARRLVEVAAKLA